GAAAGTGAAAATATTATAGGATTGAATTTAGCAAAGCAACAAGAACAGAAGGATTTAATTCTTTATGCAAAGGAAAACAATAAAACTATAATAACCTCTCCTGTGGATTTAGTAGAAGGTGGAGTAGGAATTATTGTGAGAGTACCAGTACTTAGTCATGGAGAGTATTATGGTCAGGTTGCATTAGTGTTTGATTACAATAAAACCATAGAATATAGTGGCCTTAGAACTCTTCAAGATGACTATTTCATAAAATTAAAAACAACGGATAATATTAAATCTAAGGAATCTATAATTTGGTCAAATGCTCATGGTAAGGACTATGTATTTGATTATAATATGGTCAGCGCGAATATTAACATGTACAATGCTAATCTAGTTTTGGAGGCAGTGCCAAAGCATGGCTTCAATCGAAAATCTACATTATTTAATTTGATTATGCTAATAGGAGCTATGCTATCCTTGCTTGCGGCGATAACAGTATATAGGCTCATGAAGGTTACAGATAAGCTTAAAGTAAATAAGGAAGAGCTACAAAAATCCTACAAGGATGCCTTAGATGCCAATATGAATCTCGAACTTACAGTGAGTCAGCTAAAGGATAGCGAGGAACGCCTCAAAGCTCAGTATGATGAGATAAAAAATCAAGAGGAATATATTAGATTCTTAGCAGAAAGAGATTTTCTTACTGATTTATATAATAGAAGAAAGCTATCTATGAATTTGGAAGAAGGTATTAAATCAGGGAAAAATGGAACTATTATCCTTATAGATATTGATGATTTCAAAAATATAAATGACACCTTAGGCCATTACTATGGTGATAAGGTATTAAAATATGTTAGTAGATTAGTGTCAAGTATTACATTTTTTGAAGAATATACACCATATAGGATAGGTGGAGATGAATTTGTACTCCATATTCCTGGAGCTTTTTCAGAAAGCCAAATGAAGACTTTTATATCGTATCTATTTGAAACTTTTGGAAAGACTCATTATATAGACAATATAAAAAATACTATAACAGCGAGCTTAGGAGTTGTAAGATATCCTGAGGATGCTAATAGTGTAGATGAAATTATAATGAAAGCAGATTTAGCTATGTACAATGCCAAAAAGCAGGGCAAAAACAGATACTGCTATTTTGAACAAAGCATGATTGAGAGCTTTGATTGGAAGATAAGTATTGAAAAAGAGCTAAGGGAAGCAGTTGAAAACAATTTATTTTATCTCATGTACCAGCCTATAGTTGATGCTATGACAGGTAGATTTAAATATTTTGAAGCCTTGATAAGAATTAAGGATTCAAATATCCCACCAAACATATTCATTCCTGTAGCTGAAGAAACTGGTCTTATTTTGAAAATTGGCCGCTGGGTGATGGAAGAAGCTATGGCTCAAATTAAAATTTGGGAGAATATGGGTTTAGAAAACAGAAAAATTTCAGTAAATGTTTCGCCTATGCAGATTCAAGATTACGAACTTATTAGTTTCTTAAGAGATGAATTAATTAAAAATAATGTCGATCCAGCTGATTTTGAGGTAGAAATTACTGAAAGTGTACTTTTAGAAAATAGAGAGCACAATATCAAGGTACTTGAAAATATTAAGGAGCTTGGAATAAAAATAGCACTTGATGATTTTGGAACCGGCTATTCATCACTGAGCTATCTTACTTATATTCCTGTAGATAAAATAAAACTCGATAAAAGCTTGAAAGACAGATTTTTAAGCTTAGATAACTCTCAGGTAATAAAAGGACTTATCTCCTTATGTCATGGGCTAGACTTAAAAGTAGTAGTTGAAGGAGTCGAAACTCTAGATGAAAGCGAAAATCTCAAGATTCAAAATGTGGATTATCTGCAAGGATATTATTTTAGCAAGCCAATGAAAAAAGAAGATGCAACCTTATATATAGAAAATGACATTAAAAAAGATTGAGCTTTTTAGGCTCAATCTTTTTTTGGAAACCAAGGGAAAAACACAGGTGTTTTTTCTGCATACTCTTTATATCCAGGTCGATTTGCAAAGCTTTTTTCTAGCATTGGAACGCCTGAGACAAATAGTAGAAGGTAGGTTATAGTAATAGGGCTGAGGAAAACTAAAATGCTAGAACCTGAGAAAAATGAAATTATTCCAAGTCCCCACCACATAGTCGCTTCTCCGAAATAATTAGGATGACGGGTATAGCTCCAAAGTCCCTGATCCATAATTTTACCTTTATTTTCTGGATTGGCTTTAAAAATCTTAAGCTGATAATCGCCTACGCTTTCAAAGTAAAAACCTATAATCCAAATTATAATTCCTACGACTCCTATTAGAGTTAGTTTTGAAAATGGCTCGTTATTTAATAGAATAATAGGAAGAGCAACTATAAACATGAACACTCCTTGAAGCATATATACCTGTAAGAAAGCTCTTGGGATTACTAACTTACCCCACTCTTTACGCCAGTTTGCATATCTAAAATCCTCTTTCTTGCCGAGATTTCTTTTTATTATGTGATAAAACAGCCTAAGCCCCCAAATTGTTATAAGGACAGTTACGATTATATTTGGGAGATAAAAATTAGCTGTTCTAAGCGTAGTGAACCATGCCACTATTACAAATCCAAGTCCCCATCCTATATCAACTATAGAATTGTTTTTAATTAAAGTTCCAACGATGAAAAAACAAAGAAAATAAATAAATATTACCAGCATTGTCTCTAGAATTATAGAGCTCATAACTGCACCTGCTTTCATAGTAACATAAAACAAATTAGCGAATAAAACCAATTGCTACTGCTTTTTCACCTGCATGAAGAGCAGTTACTGATGAAATCTCACAAATATATTCTGGTTCATAACCTAAAATATTAGTAACTTCATTTGCAAAGCTGTTAGCAGTATCTAAATCACCTGAGTGTACTATGCAGTAAGACGAGATTTTACTTTGCTGATTTTTATGGTTAACTAGCTTTAGTATTTTGTTTATTAAAGTGGCTTTAGAAAATGCAACGGAAAAAGCACTGCCGTTTCCATCTCTATCGATTGAAATTATAGGTCTAAGTCTAAAAAATATGCCGATTTTACCTACTATTTTAGGAAGCCTTCCACTATTTAGTGCATTTCTAAAAGTATTAAGGGCTACATATATTTCACTTTTTGGTATTTTATCATTTAAATAATCAGTGATTTCCTCCATACTAGAGCCGGAATGAGCCATTTTAGCGGCATGAAGAACGAGTAGTCCTTGAGCAGCAGAATTTACTTTACTGTCTATTACTTTTATAGGATATCCAGATTCACTCAGCTCTTTTGAAGCTTTTATAATAGCACTATGAGTGCCACTTAACTTGCTTGATACATTAATTATTATGATATTTTCATAGTTCTGACTTAAAAATTCTAGCTTTTCTTTAATCTGGATTTCATTTGGCAGAGAGCTGTTTGGATATATAGGTGATGACTTCATATATTCATAAAAATCTTCAGAAGAAATGCTTACTTTATCTAGATAACTGTCTTCTCCAACGGTAATATTAAGTGGAATTTGGTGAATCATATATTTATCAATTAAGTTTTTAGGAATATCCCCAATAGAGTCTGTAACAATAGCTGTAGTTCCTTTCTTATCGTTAAGTTTCTCCTGAATAAAAATATCATCTACCTTTGGCCTAGATATATTACCTAATTTTGAGATAGCCTTAAAAAAATCACTAACTCTATCAGTGTGGATATGCACATGTTTAAAGTCTTCATTGCCAGCGACAATCAAACTATCGCCATATGCTATGAGTGTTTCCTTAACGATATCAGTGCTTGGAAGATTGCCCTTTATTATGCATTCTGTACAGTATCTATACGAAGATTCTTCGTGTATGAGACTATCGTGAGATGCAGATAAATCACTTAAACTAAATCTTTTAATCTCAGGAAGTACTTCTCCCCGAAGATATCTCAATGCTCCTTCTAAAAACAAAACAAAGCCTTTTGCACCAGAATCAACAACATCATTTTTCTTTAAAATTTCGAGTTGCTCTTTGGTGTTATCAAGGGACTTAGAGGCGTATCCAACAGACTCTTCAAATAAATCATCAAAGGAATCATAATTTTTATGATTATCTACTATATAGTTTGACCAATCCTTGATAACTGTTAGCATAGTGCCTTCAACTGGATTCGATAGAGCATTGTATAAACCGTAAGCTGAATTTTTGCTGGCATTTGCAAAATCATGTAGCATTATTGAAGCTTTACCTTTGGTTTCGGATGCTAGACCTGCAATGTATTGTGCAAAGATTACCCCAGAGTTCCCTCTAGCTCCGGATAAAGATGCCTCAGCCATAGATTTCAATGTTTCATACACTGAATCCTTTACTTGTGCATAATCCAAGACGCTGTTTAAAGTAAATACTAAATTATTTCCTGTATCACCATCCGCTACTGGAAATACATTAATTTTATTAAGCTTATCTCGATTACTTATTACTTCGCTTGCTCCATAGCTAAACAGTTTAAAAAAATCATTTCCATCTAAGATAGTCTTTTTCATGTGCCCCTCCTAAGATATATGTCATCACTTTAATATAAAGGTTTTAATCACTAGAAAGCTAACTACGCTTGTAGAGGCTGATAAAAAACTGCCCCAAATCAAATCTACAATAGTTATAAATAGAGGCCAGTTTTCCAAGGTAGCTAGGTTGGTAAGGTCGTAGGTCGCATAGGTTATAAATCCAAAAGCGGCTCCAGCAAGTAGAGCATAAGAAAGACTGTTTTTTTCTATAGCTGGGTTTACAACAAAAAATAAAATTCCACCTACAAATATCATGTAAAAAATAATAGCAGCAGCCCAATTGATATTTTTAGCCATAATAAAGCCTAGATATTTAGCGTATAAGTCTTTGGCAATAAATCCAAGCCAAATTAAATCTATTATCAGAAATATAGCAAAAGCACTCAGGTATGATTTTACAATATACATAACG
This is a stretch of genomic DNA from Acetoanaerobium sticklandii. It encodes these proteins:
- a CDS encoding bifunctional diguanylate cyclase/phosphodiesterase; the protein is MSKYKRIVVSIIVFILMFSLFAFTAYIEYKRTVESDIQTLKDKLNVTRTNLESNISSKIVAINGLKTYVELDKTFNQEEYENFAKAVYESSNDIVRNITFITDTTITHVYPYEESENIIGLNLAKQQEQKDLILYAKENNKTIITSPVDLVEGGVGIIVRVPVLSHGEYYGQVALVFDYNKTIEYSGLRTLQDDYFIKLKTTDNIKSKESIIWSNAHGKDYVFDYNMVSANINMYNANLVLEAVPKHGFNRKSTLFNLIMLIGAMLSLLAAITVYRLMKVTDKLKVNKEELQKSYKDALDANMNLELTVSQLKDSEERLKAQYDEIKNQEEYIRFLAERDFLTDLYNRRKLSMNLEEGIKSGKNGTIILIDIDDFKNINDTLGHYYGDKVLKYVSRLVSSITFFEEYTPYRIGGDEFVLHIPGAFSESQMKTFISYLFETFGKTHYIDNIKNTITASLGVVRYPEDANSVDEIIMKADLAMYNAKKQGKNRYCYFEQSMIESFDWKISIEKELREAVENNLFYLMYQPIVDAMTGRFKYFEALIRIKDSNIPPNIFIPVAEETGLILKIGRWVMEEAMAQIKIWENMGLENRKISVNVSPMQIQDYELISFLRDELIKNNVDPADFEVEITESVLLENREHNIKVLENIKELGIKIALDDFGTGYSSLSYLTYIPVDKIKLDKSLKDRFLSLDNSQVIKGLISLCHGLDLKVVVEGVETLDESENLKIQNVDYLQGYYFSKPMKKEDATLYIENDIKKD
- a CDS encoding DUF1295 domain-containing protein, whose amino-acid sequence is MSSIILETMLVIFIYFLCFFIVGTLIKNNSIVDIGWGLGFVIVAWFTTLRTANFYLPNIIVTVLITIWGLRLFYHIIKRNLGKKEDFRYANWRKEWGKLVIPRAFLQVYMLQGVFMFIVALPIILLNNEPFSKLTLIGVVGIIIWIIGFYFESVGDYQLKIFKANPENKGKIMDQGLWSYTRHPNYFGEATMWWGLGIISFFSGSSILVFLSPITITYLLLFVSGVPMLEKSFANRPGYKEYAEKTPVFFPWFPKKD
- a CDS encoding DAK2 domain-containing protein, with the translated sequence MKKTILDGNDFFKLFSYGASEVISNRDKLNKINVFPVADGDTGNNLVFTLNSVLDYAQVKDSVYETLKSMAEASLSGARGNSGVIFAQYIAGLASETKGKASIMLHDFANASKNSAYGLYNALSNPVEGTMLTVIKDWSNYIVDNHKNYDSFDDLFEESVGYASKSLDNTKEQLEILKKNDVVDSGAKGFVLFLEGALRYLRGEVLPEIKRFSLSDLSASHDSLIHEESSYRYCTECIIKGNLPSTDIVKETLIAYGDSLIVAGNEDFKHVHIHTDRVSDFFKAISKLGNISRPKVDDIFIQEKLNDKKGTTAIVTDSIGDIPKNLIDKYMIHQIPLNITVGEDSYLDKVSISSEDFYEYMKSSPIYPNSSLPNEIQIKEKLEFLSQNYENIIIINVSSKLSGTHSAIIKASKELSESGYPIKVIDSKVNSAAQGLLVLHAAKMAHSGSSMEEITDYLNDKIPKSEIYVALNTFRNALNSGRLPKIVGKIGIFFRLRPIISIDRDGNGSAFSVAFSKATLINKILKLVNHKNQQSKISSYCIVHSGDLDTANSFANEVTNILGYEPEYICEISSVTALHAGEKAVAIGFIR
- a CDS encoding DUF2177 family protein; the protein is MYIVKSYLSAFAIFLIIDLIWLGFIAKDLYAKYLGFIMAKNINWAAAIIFYMIFVGGILFFVVNPAIEKNSLSYALLAGAAFGFITYATYDLTNLATLENWPLFITIVDLIWGSFLSASTSVVSFLVIKTFILK